The following are encoded together in the bacterium genome:
- the rplM gene encoding 50S ribosomal protein L13 has translation MGNKWWLIDANGKVLGRLAVRIAQLLIGKGKPSYVPWKDDGDFVICINASKVVVTGKKDKDKIYKRYSGYPSGLKTIPLNKMREEHPERIIYHAVHGMLPKNRLSRHRLKKLKVYKGPDHPHKAQKPILLEV, from the coding sequence ATGGGAAATAAGTGGTGGTTGATAGACGCTAATGGTAAAGTACTTGGTAGGCTTGCAGTTAGAATTGCTCAGCTCCTTATTGGTAAGGGTAAACCGAGCTATGTTCCATGGAAAGATGACGGTGATTTTGTTATCTGCATCAATGCTAGTAAAGTAGTGGTTACAGGTAAAAAGGATAAGGATAAAATTTATAAACGCTATTCAGGATATCCATCGGGTCTTAAAACTATTCCACTTAATAAAATGAGAGAAGAGCATCCTGAGCGTATAATTTATCATGCAGTTCATGGGATGCTGCCTAAAAATCGGCTCAGTAGACATAGATTGAAGAAACTCAAGGTGTATAAGGGACCAGATCATCCGCATAAGGCTCAAAAACCTATATTGTTGGAGGTATAA